The proteins below are encoded in one region of Equus caballus isolate H_3958 breed thoroughbred chromosome 16, TB-T2T, whole genome shotgun sequence:
- the CYP8B1 gene encoding 7-alpha-hydroxycholest-4-en-3-one 12-alpha-hydroxylase isoform X1, translating into MVLWVPVLGVLLVAIVGYLCVLGLLRQRRPQEPPLDKGSIPWLGHAVAFRKNMLEFLKHMWAKHGDVFTVQLGGQYFTFVMDPLSFGPILKDAQRKLDFVEYAEKLVLKVFGYHSVQGDHRMIHSASTKHLMGDGLEDLNKVMLDSLSLVILGPTGRSPDASCWREDGLFHFCYDILFKAGYLSLFGYTKDKEQDLLQAEELFIHFRKFDCLFPRFVYSLLWPREWLEVGRLQRLFHKTLSVKHNLEKDGISNWISYMLQFLREQEVAPAMQDKFNFMMLWASQGNTGPTSFWALLFLLKHPEAMRAVRKEATRVLGEARLEARQSFNFKVSALHHTPVLDSVMEETLRLGAAPTLLRVVHGDHTLKMASGQEYRLRSGDIVALFPYLSVHMDPDIHPDPTAFKYDRFLNPNGSRKVDFYKAGKKIHHYTMPWGSGVSICPGRFLALSEMKLFILLMVTHFDLELVDPDTPVPPVDPKRWGFGTTQPSHDVRFRYRLQPTE; encoded by the coding sequence ATGGTGCTCTGGGTTCCAGTGCTGGGAGTTCTGCTGGTGGCCATTGTGGGGTACCTGTGCGTGCTGGGGCTGCTTCGGCAACGCAGGCCCCAGGAGCCCCCTCTGGACAAGGGCTCCATACCATGgctgggccatgctgtggcctTCCGGAAGAATATGTTGGAATTCCTGAAGCACATGTGGGCCAAGCACGGGGATGTGTTCACGGTGCAGCTTGGGGGCCAGTACTTCACCTTTGTCATGGACCCCCTCTCCTTTGGCCCTATCCTCAAGGATGCGCAGAGAAAATTGGACTTTGTGGAGTATGCGGAAAAATTGGTGCTAAAGGTATTTGGATACCACTCAGTGCAGGGAGACCACCGGATGATACACTCAGCCAGCACCAAGCACCTCATGGGGGATGGCTTGGAGGATCTCAACAAAGTCATGCTGGACAGCCTGTCTTTGGTTATACTGGGGCCCACGGGCCGGAGTCCAGATGCCAGTTGCTGGCGTGAGGatggcctctttcacttctgcTACGACATCTTGTTCAAGGCTGGCTACCTGAGCTTGTTTGGCTACACAAAAGACAAGGAGCAAGACCTGCTACAGGCAGAGGAGTTATTCATCCATTTCCGCAAGTTTGACTGCCTGTTCCCCAGGTTTGTTTACTCTCTGCTGTGGCCCCGGGAGTGGCTAGAAGTGGGCCGGCTCCAGCGTCTCTTTCATAAGACACTCTCTGTGAAACACAACCTGGAGAAGGATGGCATAAGCAACTGGATATCCTACATGCTTCAGTTTCTGAGAGAGCAGGAAGTGGCTCCAGCCATGCAGGACAAGTTCAACTTCATGATGCTCTGGGCCTCCCAGGGGAACACAGGTCCTACCTCTTTCTGGGCCCTCCTGTTCCTCCTGAAGCACCCAGAAGCCATGCGAGCTGTGAGGAAGGAGGCCACACGGGTCCTGGGGGAGGCCAGGCTGGAGGCCAGGCAGTCTTTCAACTTCAAGGTCAGTGCCCTGCACCACACCCCAGTGCTGGACAGTGTGATGGAGGAGACACTACGGCTGGGGGCTGCACCCACCCTTCTCAGGGTGGTACACGGTGACCATACCCTGAAGATGGCCAGTGGGCAGGAGTACCGGCTCCGCAGTGGAGACATTGTGGCCCTCTTCCCTTACCTCTCAGTGCACATGGACCCTGACATCCACCCCGACCCCACTGCTTTCAAATATGATCGCTTCCTCAACCCCAATGGCAGCAGAAAAGTGGACTTCTATAAGGCAGGCAAGAAGATCCACCACTATACCATGCCGTGGGGCTCAGGCGTCTCTATCTGCCCTGGGAGGTTTTTGGCCCTCAGTGAAATGAAGCTTTTTATTCTTCTCATGGTCACACACTTTGACCTGGAGCTGGTGGACCCTGATACACCTGTGCCACCTGTGGACCCCAAGCGTTGGGGCTTTGGCACCACACAGCCCAGCCACGACGTGCGCTTCCGCTACCGCCTGCAGCCTACTGAGTGA
- the ACKR2 gene encoding atypical chemokine receptor 2 has translation MAATASPLPLTTEVTSSENSSSFYDYEYYLEDVAFMLCRKDEVVSFGKVFLPVFYSLIFVLGLGGNLLLLVILLWYVPRRRMTEVYLLNLAISNLLFVVTLPFWGISVAWHWVFGSFLCKMVSTLYTINFYSGIFFISCMSLGKYLEIVHAQPHLRLRTRARSLLLAAIVWAVALAISIPDMVFVQTHEYPTGVWSCHADFGGHGTIWKLFLRFQQNLLGFLLPLLAMIFFYSRIGSVLIRLRPPGQGRALRIAIALVVAFFVLWFPYNLTLFLHSLLDLKVFGDCEVSQHLDYALQVTESIAFLHCCFTPILYAFSSRRFRQYLKAFLAAVLRRQQTPRPAQAPPSSCSESTRLTPQGEMTSMNDLGERQAEDSPNTGDMGKN, from the coding sequence ATGGCTGCCACCGCCTCCCCTCTGCCACTCACCACTGAAGTCACTAGTTCTGAGAACAGCAGCTCCTTCTATGACTACGAGTACTACCTGGAGGATGTGGCCTTCATGCTCTGCAGGAAAGATGAGGTGGTGTCCTTTGGCAAAGTCTTCCTGCCAGTCTTCTACAGCCTGATCTTTGTGCTGGGCCTGGGCGGGAACCTGCTTCTTCTAGTGATCTTGCTCTGGTATGTGCCTCGCAGGCGGATGACTGAGGTCTATCTGCTAAATCTAGCCATCTCCAACCTCTTATTTGTGGTGACACTGCCCTTCTGGGGCATCTCCGTGGCCTGGCATTGGGTCTTTGGGAGTTTTTTGTGCAAGATGGTGAGCACCCTTTATACCATTAACTTCTACAGTGGCATCTTCTTCATTAGCTGCATGAGCCTGGGCAAGTACCTGGAGATCGTCCATGCTCAACCTCACCTCAGGCTGAGGACCCGGGCCAGGAGCCTACTCCTTGCTGCCATAGTATGGGCTGTGGCCTTGGCCATCTCCATCCCTGACATGGTCTTTGTGCAGACACATGAATACCCCACGGGTGTGTGGAGCTGCCATGCTGATTTTGGAGGGCATGGGACCATTTGGAAGCTCTTCCTCCGCTTCCAGCAGAACCTCCTGGgatttctccttcccctccttgccATGATCTTCTTCTACTCCCGCATTGGCTCtgtcctgatcaggctgaggccCCCAGGCCAGGGCCGGGCTCTGAGGATAGCCATAGCCCTGGTGGTGGCCTTCTTTGTGCTATGGTTCCCATACAACCTCACCTTGTTTCTGCACTCACTGCTGGACCTGAAAGTCTTTGGGGACTGCGAGGTCAGCCAACACCTGGACTATGCACTGCAGGTGACAGAGAGCATCGCCTTCCTTCACTGCTGCTTTACCCCCATCCTCTATGCCTTCTCCAGCCGTCGCTTCCGCCAGTACCTGAAGGCTTTCCTGGCCGCAGTGCTCAGACGGCAACAGACACctcgccctgcccaggccccaccgTCCAGCTGTTCTGAGAGTACCAGGCTCACTCCCCAAGGAGAAATGACCAGCATGAATGACCTTGGGGAAAGGCAAGCTGAAGACTCCCCCAACACGGGGGACATGGGGAAAAATTAA
- the CYP8B1 gene encoding 7-alpha-hydroxycholest-4-en-3-one 12-alpha-hydroxylase isoform X2, with protein sequence MVLWVPVLGVLLVAIVGYLCVLGLLRQRRPQEPPLDKGSIPWLGHAVAFRKNMLEFLKHMWAKHGDVFTVQLGGQYFTFVMDPLSFGPILKDAQRKLDFVEYAEKLVLKVFGYHSVQGDHRMIHSASTKHLMGDGLEDLNKVMLDSLSLVILGPTGRSPDASCWREDGLFHFCYDILFKAGYLSLFGYTKDKEQDLLQAEELFIHFRKFDCLFPRFVYSLLWPREWLEVGRLQRLFHKTLSVKHNLEKDGISNWISYMLQFLREQEVAPAMQDKFNFMMLWASQGNTGPTSFWALLFLLKHPEAMRAVRKEATRVLGEARLEARQSFNFKVRKLRPKEEEQLVQSVHSGKQYDYDPRFPDEETEAWRVEAQLPMASHQQMMDPGLDGPNNKRLSASPTMPWTQLNQDPSFCGLFPQPLPALPPRPWEPVTIKHDGPGVPTVPT encoded by the exons ATGGTGCTCTGGGTTCCAGTGCTGGGAGTTCTGCTGGTGGCCATTGTGGGGTACCTGTGCGTGCTGGGGCTGCTTCGGCAACGCAGGCCCCAGGAGCCCCCTCTGGACAAGGGCTCCATACCATGgctgggccatgctgtggcctTCCGGAAGAATATGTTGGAATTCCTGAAGCACATGTGGGCCAAGCACGGGGATGTGTTCACGGTGCAGCTTGGGGGCCAGTACTTCACCTTTGTCATGGACCCCCTCTCCTTTGGCCCTATCCTCAAGGATGCGCAGAGAAAATTGGACTTTGTGGAGTATGCGGAAAAATTGGTGCTAAAGGTATTTGGATACCACTCAGTGCAGGGAGACCACCGGATGATACACTCAGCCAGCACCAAGCACCTCATGGGGGATGGCTTGGAGGATCTCAACAAAGTCATGCTGGACAGCCTGTCTTTGGTTATACTGGGGCCCACGGGCCGGAGTCCAGATGCCAGTTGCTGGCGTGAGGatggcctctttcacttctgcTACGACATCTTGTTCAAGGCTGGCTACCTGAGCTTGTTTGGCTACACAAAAGACAAGGAGCAAGACCTGCTACAGGCAGAGGAGTTATTCATCCATTTCCGCAAGTTTGACTGCCTGTTCCCCAGGTTTGTTTACTCTCTGCTGTGGCCCCGGGAGTGGCTAGAAGTGGGCCGGCTCCAGCGTCTCTTTCATAAGACACTCTCTGTGAAACACAACCTGGAGAAGGATGGCATAAGCAACTGGATATCCTACATGCTTCAGTTTCTGAGAGAGCAGGAAGTGGCTCCAGCCATGCAGGACAAGTTCAACTTCATGATGCTCTGGGCCTCCCAGGGGAACACAGGTCCTACCTCTTTCTGGGCCCTCCTGTTCCTCCTGAAGCACCCAGAAGCCATGCGAGCTGTGAGGAAGGAGGCCACACGGGTCCTGGGGGAGGCCAGGCTGGAGGCCAGGCAGTCTTTCAACTTCAAG GTacggaaactgagacccaaagaagaGGAACAACTCGTGCAAAGCGTGCA ttCTGGGAAGCAGTACGATTATGATCCccgttttccagatgaggaaactgaggcttggagagttGAAGCCCAGTTGCCCATGGCTTCACATCAGCAAATGATGGACCCAGGATTGGATGGCCCTAACAACAAAAG GTTATCTGCCTCCCCTACTATGCCCTGGACACAGCTGAACCAAGACCCCTCCTTCTGTGGGTTGTTTCCTCAGCCTTTGCCAGCTCTGCCCCCGCGGCCTTGGGAGCCTGTGACCATCAAGCATGACGGGCCCGGAGTCCCCACTGTTCCCACTTGA